Proteins encoded by one window of Cupriavidus sp. EM10:
- the guaD gene encoding guanine deaminase, giving the protein MTTTSPASRTHGAVTRAIRGRILHFLRDPQFHDDAYQYWEDGLLIVTAGRVAAVGSYEALSREIPPGAEVVDHRGKLIVPGFIDTHIHYPQTDIIASPSPGLLHWLDTYTFPEERRFSDAAYARGVADFFTDELLRNGTTTAMVWSTVHAASADGLFAASQARNMRMITGKVMMDRNCPEFLRDTAESGARESADLISKWHGKDRLAYAITPRFAPTSTEAQLAACGELARAHDDVFIQTHVAENRDEVKWVAELFPDARSYLDVYDRYNLLRPGAFYGHAIYLDPEDRRRLADSGAAVAHCPTSNLFLGSGFYDFHQSDANRLNVTLATDVGGGTSFSMFRTMNAAHKVARMGGYHLTALRMFYLATRAAAEALGWQDRIGSFEPGCEADFVVLDPQATPLIARRSHRSETLEEQLFAFAMLGDDRVIDSVYIMGEQTTAGEPVAV; this is encoded by the coding sequence ATGACGACGACTTCCCCTGCTTCCCGCACCCATGGTGCCGTCACCCGCGCCATCCGCGGCCGCATCCTTCATTTCCTGCGCGACCCGCAGTTCCATGACGATGCCTATCAGTATTGGGAAGACGGCCTGCTGATCGTGACGGCCGGCCGCGTCGCCGCCGTCGGATCGTACGAGGCGCTTTCGCGCGAGATCCCGCCCGGCGCCGAGGTGGTCGACCATCGCGGCAAGCTGATCGTGCCGGGCTTCATCGACACGCACATCCACTATCCGCAGACCGACATCATCGCGTCGCCGTCGCCGGGCCTGCTGCACTGGCTCGACACCTACACGTTCCCCGAGGAACGCCGCTTCAGCGACGCCGCCTACGCGCGCGGCGTGGCCGACTTCTTCACCGACGAACTGCTGCGCAACGGCACCACCACGGCGATGGTCTGGAGCACCGTCCATGCGGCGTCGGCCGACGGCCTGTTCGCAGCCAGCCAGGCGCGCAACATGCGCATGATCACCGGCAAGGTGATGATGGATCGCAACTGCCCCGAATTCCTGCGCGACACGGCCGAGTCCGGCGCGCGTGAATCGGCCGACCTGATCTCGAAGTGGCACGGCAAGGACCGGCTGGCCTACGCCATCACGCCGCGCTTCGCGCCGACGTCGACCGAGGCACAGCTGGCCGCCTGCGGCGAACTGGCCCGCGCGCATGACGACGTCTTCATCCAGACCCACGTGGCCGAGAACCGCGACGAGGTGAAGTGGGTGGCCGAGCTGTTCCCGGATGCGCGCAGCTACCTGGACGTTTACGACCGCTACAACCTGCTGCGCCCGGGTGCGTTCTATGGCCACGCCATCTACCTCGACCCCGAGGACCGCCGCCGCCTGGCCGACAGCGGCGCGGCGGTAGCCCACTGCCCCACGTCGAACCTGTTCCTGGGCAGCGGCTTCTACGATTTCCACCAGTCCGACGCCAACCGCCTGAACGTGACCCTGGCCACGGACGTGGGCGGCGGCACATCGTTCTCGATGTTCCGCACCATGAACGCGGCCCACAAGGTGGCCCGCATGGGCGGCTATCACCTGACCGCGCTGCGCATGTTCTACCTGGCCACGCGCGCCGCCGCCGAGGCACTGGGCTGGCAGGACCGCATCGGCAGCTTCGAGCCTGGCTGCGAAGCCGATTTCGTGGTGCTGGACCCCCAGGCCACGCCGCTGATCGCGCGCCGCAGCCATCGCTCGGAAACACTGGAAGAGCAACTTTTCGCATTCGCCATGCTGGGCGACGACCGCGTGATC
- a CDS encoding adenosine deaminase, whose translation MTIDAALADKIRRTPKAELHVHIEGTLEPELIFRLAQRNNVKLAYPDVEALRAAYAFTDLQSFLDIYYAGASVLLTEEDFFDMTMDYVKRAVADNVRHAEIFFDPQTHTERGVPIGTVIDGISDALAQARTEYDFSSSLILCFLRHLPEEDAFATLEAALPYRDRFVGVGLDSSERGNPPEKFARVFAKAKTLGLHLVAHAGEEGPAQYVTDALDILKVERIDHGVRAIDDVALVQRLARERIALTVCPLSNQKLKVYPDLRDHSLKRLLDAGVAVTLHSDDPAYFGGYMNANWEATFDALPLDAGDAHKLARNSFEAAFLPAVQKAEFLAEVDHFWSATPVSPPAAAQVSSTS comes from the coding sequence ATGACCATCGATGCCGCGCTGGCGGACAAGATCCGCCGTACCCCCAAGGCCGAACTGCACGTGCATATCGAAGGCACGCTCGAACCCGAGCTGATCTTCCGGCTGGCCCAGCGCAACAACGTCAAGCTGGCCTATCCCGACGTGGAGGCGCTGCGGGCAGCCTACGCCTTCACCGACCTGCAATCGTTCCTGGACATCTACTACGCCGGCGCCAGCGTGCTGCTGACCGAGGAAGATTTCTTCGACATGACGATGGACTACGTCAAGCGCGCCGTTGCCGATAACGTGCGCCATGCCGAGATCTTCTTCGATCCGCAGACCCATACCGAGCGCGGCGTGCCCATCGGCACCGTGATCGACGGCATTTCCGACGCCCTGGCGCAGGCCCGCACCGAGTACGACTTTTCCAGCAGCCTGATCCTGTGCTTCCTGCGCCACCTTCCCGAGGAAGACGCGTTTGCCACGCTGGAAGCCGCGCTGCCCTACCGCGACCGCTTTGTCGGCGTGGGCCTGGATTCGTCCGAGCGCGGCAACCCGCCCGAAAAGTTCGCGCGCGTGTTCGCCAAGGCCAAGACGCTGGGCCTGCACCTGGTGGCGCACGCCGGCGAGGAAGGCCCGGCCCAGTACGTGACCGATGCGCTGGACATCCTCAAGGTCGAGCGGATCGACCATGGCGTGCGCGCCATCGACGACGTAGCGCTGGTGCAGCGGCTGGCGCGCGAGCGTATCGCGCTGACCGTGTGCCCCCTGTCGAACCAGAAGCTGAAGGTGTATCCGGACCTGCGCGACCACTCGCTCAAGCGGCTGCTCGATGCCGGCGTGGCCGTGACGCTGCACTCGGACGATCCGGCATACTTTGGCGGCTACATGAACGCCAACTGGGAAGCCACGTTCGACGCGCTGCCGCTTGATGCCGGCGATGCCCACAAGCTGGCCCGCAACAGTTTTGAAGCGGCCTTCCTGCCTGCCGTGCAGAAGGCCGAATTTTTGGCGGAGGTAGACCATTTCTGGTCGGCCACGCCCGTGTCCCCGCCCGCGGCGGCTCAGGTGAGTTCCACGAGCTAA
- the xdhC gene encoding xanthine dehydrogenase accessory protein XdhC, with the protein MQDAPLKPFRFADAARWVRAGVPVAMVTIVDVKGSAPREAGVRMLVTATDLIGTIGGGHLEWRGMDIARAMLANRHVRGNPHRRIERIPLGPALGQCCGGVVKLAFEVLGEADLAWLDAVETAFRAGRALQRTVPLAGPVTVEASRAMLPTAVLQADDSWTDTLVSDDMHVVLFGAGHVGHALVKVLSTLPCRVHWVDERDTMFPAGLPDNVEAEPTDTPEAVVDQAPPGSYFIVMTHSHALDQQLCEQIFRRTDFAYFGLIGSKTKRARFEHRMVEHGVDPARLPEMTCPMGVAGITDKAPAMIAVAIVAQLLQVREQRIAALRANRLETVLP; encoded by the coding sequence ATGCAGGACGCCCCGCTCAAACCGTTCCGCTTCGCCGATGCCGCCCGCTGGGTGCGCGCCGGCGTGCCCGTGGCGATGGTCACCATCGTCGACGTCAAGGGCTCCGCGCCGCGCGAGGCCGGCGTCCGCATGCTGGTGACGGCCACCGACCTGATCGGCACGATCGGCGGCGGCCATCTGGAATGGCGCGGCATGGATATCGCCCGGGCGATGCTGGCCAACCGCCACGTGCGGGGCAACCCGCATCGCCGCATCGAGCGCATTCCGCTGGGCCCGGCGCTGGGCCAGTGCTGCGGTGGGGTGGTGAAGCTGGCGTTCGAGGTGCTGGGCGAAGCCGACCTGGCGTGGCTCGATGCCGTCGAGACCGCCTTCCGGGCCGGGCGCGCGTTGCAGCGCACGGTGCCGCTGGCCGGCCCGGTCACGGTCGAAGCCAGCCGCGCGATGCTGCCGACGGCCGTGCTGCAGGCCGACGACAGCTGGACCGACACGCTGGTGTCCGACGACATGCACGTGGTGCTGTTCGGCGCCGGCCATGTGGGCCACGCGCTGGTCAAGGTGCTGTCGACGCTGCCATGCCGCGTGCACTGGGTGGACGAGCGCGACACGATGTTCCCGGCCGGGCTGCCCGACAACGTGGAAGCCGAGCCGACCGACACACCCGAGGCGGTGGTCGACCAGGCGCCGCCGGGGTCGTACTTCATCGTCATGACGCACAGCCATGCGCTGGACCAGCAACTGTGCGAGCAGATCTTCCGCCGTACCGATTTCGCGTATTTCGGGCTGATCGGATCGAAGACCAAGCGGGCCAGGTTCGAGCATCGCATGGTGGAGCATGGCGTGGACCCGGCGCGGCTGCCGGAAATGACGTGCCCGATGGGTGTCGCGGGCATCACTGACAAGGCTCCGGCTATGATTGCGGTTGCCATCGTCGCCCAGCTGTTGCAGGTTCGCGAACAGCGCATTGCCGCGCTGCGAGCCAACCGGCTGGAGACGGTGCTTCCGTAA
- the xdhB gene encoding xanthine dehydrogenase molybdopterin binding subunit gives MNKQTEPFLLDASVAAESTPVVGISRPHESAHLHVAGTATYTDDIPELAGTLHAALGMSTKAHARLKSISLDRVRKAPGVVAVLTVDDIPGVNDCGPIIHDDPILAKDVVQFIGQPIFVVVASSHDAARRAARLADIDYEDLPPVLTPEAAHAAGSYVLPPMHLTRGEPAKHLDAARHRDSAKIQLGGQEQFYLEGQIAYAAPRENDGMHVWCSTQHPTEMQHAVAHMLGWHAHQVLVECRRMGGGFGGKESQSAMFACCASLAAWKLLCPVKLRPDRDDDMMITGKRHDFTFDFDVGHDDDGRVEGVRVEMVSRAGFSADLSGPVMTRAICHFDNAYWLPNVQIDGYCGKTNTQSNTAFRGFGGPQGAFAIEYILDNVARNVGKDSLDVRRANFYGKGERNVTPYGQTVEDNVIHELIDELVATSEYQKRRAATRDFNANSPVLKKGIAITPVKFGISFNVAHYNQAGALVHVYNDGSVLVNHGGTEMGQGLNTKVAMVVAHELGIRMERVRVTATDTSKVANTSATAASTGADLNGKAAQDAARQIRERLAAFAARKAGVEPDAVRFNDDLVIAGELRLSFGDLAREAYVARVQLWSDGFYTTPKLYWDQKALHGRPFYYYAYGAACSEVLVDTLTGEWKLLRADALHDAGKSLNPAIDIGQVEGAFIQGMGWLTTEELWWNQNGKLMTHAPSTYKIPTINDCPEDFYVRLFQNSNVEDSIHRSKAVGEPPLLLPFSVFFAIRDAIAAVGDYRVNPPLRAPATSEAILDAVEAVQAALVAQPTPGTEAVPA, from the coding sequence ATGAACAAGCAAACCGAACCCTTCCTGCTCGACGCCAGCGTGGCCGCCGAATCGACCCCGGTGGTCGGCATCTCGCGCCCGCACGAATCGGCCCATCTGCACGTGGCCGGCACCGCTACCTATACCGACGACATCCCGGAACTGGCCGGCACGCTGCACGCCGCGCTTGGCATGAGCACCAAGGCCCACGCGCGCCTGAAGTCCATCAGCCTGGACCGCGTGCGCAAGGCGCCCGGCGTGGTGGCCGTGCTGACCGTGGACGACATTCCCGGCGTCAACGACTGCGGCCCGATCATCCATGACGACCCGATCCTGGCCAAGGACGTGGTCCAGTTCATCGGTCAGCCGATCTTTGTCGTGGTGGCGTCGTCGCATGATGCCGCGCGTCGCGCCGCCCGCCTGGCCGATATCGACTACGAGGACCTGCCCCCGGTGCTGACGCCCGAGGCCGCCCACGCGGCCGGCAGCTACGTGCTGCCGCCGATGCACCTGACACGCGGCGAGCCGGCGAAGCACCTGGATGCCGCCAGGCACCGCGACAGCGCGAAAATCCAGCTCGGCGGCCAGGAACAGTTCTACCTGGAAGGCCAGATTGCCTACGCCGCGCCGCGCGAGAACGACGGCATGCACGTCTGGTGCTCGACGCAGCACCCGACCGAGATGCAGCATGCCGTGGCCCACATGCTGGGCTGGCACGCGCACCAGGTGCTGGTGGAATGCCGTCGCATGGGCGGCGGCTTCGGCGGCAAGGAATCGCAGTCGGCCATGTTCGCGTGCTGCGCGTCGCTGGCCGCCTGGAAACTGCTGTGCCCCGTCAAGCTGCGTCCGGACCGCGACGACGACATGATGATCACCGGCAAGCGCCACGACTTCACGTTCGACTTCGACGTGGGCCATGACGACGACGGCCGCGTGGAAGGCGTGCGCGTGGAGATGGTGTCGCGCGCCGGCTTCTCGGCCGACCTGTCGGGCCCGGTGATGACGCGCGCCATCTGCCACTTCGACAACGCCTACTGGCTGCCGAACGTGCAGATCGACGGCTACTGCGGCAAGACCAACACCCAGAGCAACACCGCGTTCCGCGGCTTCGGCGGCCCGCAGGGCGCGTTTGCCATCGAGTACATCCTCGACAACGTGGCGCGCAACGTGGGCAAGGATTCGCTGGACGTGCGCCGCGCCAACTTCTATGGCAAGGGCGAGCGCAACGTCACACCGTACGGCCAGACCGTGGAAGACAACGTCATCCACGAACTGATCGACGAACTGGTGGCCACGTCCGAATACCAGAAGCGCCGCGCCGCCACGCGTGACTTCAACGCGAACAGCCCGGTGCTGAAGAAGGGTATCGCCATCACGCCGGTGAAGTTCGGCATCTCGTTCAACGTGGCGCACTACAACCAGGCCGGCGCGCTGGTGCACGTGTACAACGACGGCTCGGTGCTGGTGAACCACGGCGGCACCGAAATGGGCCAGGGCCTGAACACCAAGGTGGCGATGGTGGTGGCGCACGAACTGGGCATCCGCATGGAACGCGTGCGGGTCACGGCGACCGATACCAGCAAGGTGGCCAACACGTCGGCCACGGCGGCCTCTACGGGCGCCGACCTGAACGGCAAGGCCGCGCAGGACGCCGCGCGCCAGATCCGCGAGCGCCTGGCCGCGTTCGCCGCCCGCAAGGCCGGCGTGGAGCCCGACGCAGTGCGCTTCAACGACGACCTGGTGATCGCCGGCGAGCTGCGCCTGTCGTTCGGCGACCTGGCCCGCGAGGCCTACGTGGCACGCGTGCAGCTGTGGTCGGACGGCTTCTACACCACGCCCAAGCTGTACTGGGACCAGAAGGCGCTGCATGGCCGGCCGTTCTACTACTACGCCTACGGCGCCGCCTGCTCGGAAGTGCTGGTCGACACGCTGACCGGAGAATGGAAGCTGCTGCGCGCCGATGCGCTGCACGACGCCGGCAAGTCTCTGAATCCGGCCATCGACATCGGCCAGGTGGAAGGCGCGTTCATCCAGGGCATGGGCTGGCTGACCACCGAGGAACTGTGGTGGAACCAGAACGGCAAGCTGATGACGCACGCGCCGTCGACGTACAAGATCCCGACGATCAACGACTGCCCGGAAGACTTCTACGTGCGGCTGTTCCAGAACAGCAACGTCGAGGACAGCATCCACCGGTCGAAGGCCGTGGGCGAGCCGCCGCTGCTGCTGCCGTTCTCGGTGTTCTTCGCGATCCGCGATGCGATTGCCGCCGTGGGTGACTACCGCGTCAACCCGCCGCTGCGCGCGCCCGCCACCAGCGAAGCGATCCTCGATGCCGTGGAAGCCGTGCAGGCCGCGCTGGTCGCGCAGCCCACCCCCGGCACCGAAGCCGTACCCGCCTGA
- the xdhA gene encoding xanthine dehydrogenase small subunit, producing the protein METQTIRFFHRGQVQEVSDAPVTRTVLQYLREDVRCTGTKEGCAEGDCGACTVVIGDLKADGDVEFKAVNACIQFLPTLDGKALITVEDLRQADGALHPVQEAMVECHGSQCGFCTPGFVMSLWALYQQHTPGGEPPPRQEICDALTGNLCRCTGYRPIVDAGQRMMALPAPTASRLNPKQIANTLRSLKRGETFHYSVAGQHFYAPRTAAEFGAIKAAEPNIRILAGSTDVGLWVTKQFRELGNLLYVGQVQDLNTIAERDGFVEIGAAVTLEKAYAALTVAHPELEELWKRFASLPIRNAGTLGGNVANGSPIGDSMPALIALGTEVVLQRGDVRRTMPLEDLYLAYQKTAMAEGEFVAGLRVPVKGLQHFRTYKLSKRFDEDISAVCAAFGITVENGIVTAARIAFGGMAATPRRAALAEAALTGQPWNESTARAGMAALGQDYTPLSDMRATAGYRSRGAANLLYRFWLETRDDALPAAMVNVRAIGAGNPMDAGETVSA; encoded by the coding sequence ATGGAGACGCAAACCATCCGCTTTTTCCACCGCGGCCAGGTTCAGGAAGTATCCGACGCCCCCGTGACCCGTACCGTGCTGCAGTACCTGCGTGAGGACGTCCGCTGCACGGGCACCAAGGAAGGCTGCGCCGAAGGCGACTGCGGTGCCTGCACCGTGGTGATCGGCGACCTGAAGGCCGACGGCGATGTCGAATTCAAGGCCGTCAACGCCTGCATCCAGTTCCTGCCCACGCTGGACGGCAAGGCCCTGATCACGGTCGAGGACCTGCGCCAGGCCGACGGCGCCCTGCACCCGGTGCAGGAAGCGATGGTCGAGTGCCATGGCTCCCAGTGCGGGTTCTGCACGCCCGGCTTCGTGATGTCGCTGTGGGCGCTGTACCAGCAGCACACGCCCGGCGGCGAACCGCCCCCGCGCCAGGAAATCTGCGATGCGCTGACCGGCAACCTGTGCCGCTGCACCGGCTACCGGCCGATCGTCGACGCCGGACAGCGCATGATGGCCCTGCCCGCCCCGACGGCCAGCCGCCTGAATCCGAAGCAGATTGCCAACACGCTGCGCAGCCTGAAGCGCGGCGAGACCTTCCACTACAGCGTGGCGGGCCAGCATTTCTACGCCCCGCGCACCGCCGCGGAGTTCGGCGCGATCAAGGCCGCCGAGCCCAATATCCGCATCCTGGCCGGCAGCACCGACGTGGGCCTGTGGGTCACCAAACAGTTCCGCGAGCTGGGCAACCTGCTCTATGTGGGCCAGGTGCAAGACCTGAACACGATTGCCGAGCGCGACGGCTTCGTCGAGATTGGCGCCGCCGTGACGCTGGAAAAGGCCTACGCCGCGCTGACCGTTGCCCATCCGGAGCTGGAAGAGCTCTGGAAGCGCTTTGCCTCGCTGCCGATCCGCAATGCCGGCACGCTGGGCGGCAACGTGGCCAACGGCTCGCCGATCGGTGATTCGATGCCCGCGCTGATCGCGCTGGGCACCGAAGTCGTGCTGCAGCGTGGCGACGTGCGCCGCACGATGCCGCTGGAGGACCTGTACCTGGCCTACCAGAAGACGGCCATGGCCGAAGGCGAGTTCGTGGCTGGCCTGCGCGTGCCGGTCAAGGGGCTGCAGCATTTCCGCACCTACAAGCTGTCGAAGCGCTTCGACGAGGATATTTCCGCCGTGTGCGCCGCGTTCGGCATCACGGTCGAGAACGGCATCGTCACCGCCGCGCGCATCGCGTTCGGCGGCATGGCGGCCACGCCCCGGCGTGCCGCCCTGGCCGAGGCCGCCCTGACGGGCCAGCCCTGGAACGAAAGCACCGCCCGCGCCGGCATGGCCGCGCTGGGCCAGGACTACACGCCCCTGTCCGATATGCGGGCCACCGCCGGCTATCGCAGCCGCGGCGCCGCCAACCTGCTCTATCGCTTCTGGCTGGAAACGCGCGATGACGCACTGCCGGCCGCCATGGTCAACGTGCGCGCGATTGGGGCCGGAAACCCCATGGACGCCGGTGAAACCGTGAGCGCCTGA
- a CDS encoding LysR substrate-binding domain-containing protein, producing the protein MHGRDHLDTYLLRVLHTLLTEQSVTRTAVRLGQSQPAISNTLKRLREITGDAILVRGKSGMVPTERGRELLLLAEQSLAAMDRIARPPQQFDPATTTRTFHLGAPDYLDAFFLPNIVERVRRLAPGAKLFVHPMTQSTDFLDALEQGHLDIVVGNWLSPPEHLHISPLFDDEVVCMLGAQHPLARHGLTLRHYLEMPHLAPAPYASMQRSMIDQALAEHGYKRNIQVTLPYFGLVPYVLMKTDMVFTTGRQFAAHYAQYLPIRMVPSPVTFPRMRFYQLWHERCHAAPDVMWLRRMIAEVASDLPQLPRLESAPAS; encoded by the coding sequence ATGCACGGACGCGACCATCTCGATACTTATTTGCTGCGGGTACTGCACACCCTGCTCACCGAGCAGAGCGTGACCCGCACCGCCGTCCGCCTGGGCCAGTCGCAGCCGGCCATCAGCAATACGCTCAAGCGGCTGCGCGAAATCACCGGCGACGCCATCCTGGTGCGCGGCAAGAGCGGCATGGTGCCCACCGAGCGCGGCCGCGAGCTGCTGCTGCTGGCCGAACAGAGCCTGGCGGCGATGGACCGCATCGCCCGCCCGCCCCAACAGTTCGACCCGGCCACCACCACGCGCACGTTCCACCTGGGCGCGCCCGACTACCTGGACGCGTTTTTCCTGCCGAATATCGTCGAGCGCGTGCGCCGGCTGGCGCCGGGCGCCAAGCTGTTCGTGCATCCGATGACCCAGTCGACGGATTTCCTCGATGCGCTGGAGCAGGGCCATCTGGACATCGTGGTGGGCAACTGGCTGTCGCCGCCCGAGCATTTGCACATCTCGCCGCTGTTCGACGACGAGGTGGTCTGCATGCTGGGCGCCCAGCACCCGCTGGCCCGCCACGGCCTGACGCTGCGCCACTACCTGGAAATGCCGCACCTGGCGCCCGCGCCGTATGCGTCGATGCAGCGCAGCATGATCGACCAGGCGCTGGCCGAGCATGGCTACAAGCGCAATATCCAGGTCACGCTGCCGTACTTCGGCCTGGTGCCCTACGTGCTGATGAAGACCGACATGGTGTTCACCACGGGCCGCCAGTTTGCCGCCCACTACGCGCAGTACCTGCCGATCCGCATGGTGCCGTCGCCAGTGACGTTCCCGCGCATGCGCTTCTACCAACTCTGGCACGAGCGCTGCCATGCCGCGCCGGACGTGATGTGGCTGCGTCGCATGATCGCCGAGGTGGCTTCCGACCTCCCGCAGCTTCCCCGCCTGGAATCGGCCCCCGCCAGCTGA
- a CDS encoding DUF4126 domain-containing protein, protein MLETAALAAGMSWASGLRLYLAVLTAGVLARLGWLDLPSGLQVLSSWWVIGVAAAMTAAEFVADKVPGFDTVWDGIQTFIRIPAGAILAAAAFGNMDPQWTVAAGLIGGTLAGTAHAAKAGTRALINVSPEPFSNWVASFTEDVGTVGGLLLAFFLPVVFLILLVLFLVLAAWLVPKLWRGARRLHASLRDKGQASPPAKQALKRPPHRP, encoded by the coding sequence ATGCTGGAAACCGCTGCGCTGGCTGCCGGCATGTCCTGGGCCAGTGGCCTGCGCCTGTATCTGGCCGTGCTGACGGCGGGCGTGCTGGCCCGCCTGGGCTGGCTGGACCTGCCGTCGGGCCTGCAGGTGCTGTCGTCCTGGTGGGTGATCGGCGTGGCCGCGGCGATGACCGCGGCCGAGTTCGTGGCCGACAAGGTGCCCGGCTTCGATACCGTGTGGGACGGCATCCAGACCTTTATCCGCATTCCCGCCGGGGCGATCCTGGCCGCGGCCGCGTTCGGCAACATGGACCCGCAGTGGACCGTGGCCGCCGGCCTGATCGGCGGCACGCTGGCCGGCACCGCCCACGCCGCCAAGGCTGGTACCCGGGCCCTGATCAATGTGTCGCCCGAACCTTTCTCGAACTGGGTGGCCTCATTCACCGAGGATGTCGGCACGGTCGGCGGGCTGCTGCTGGCGTTCTTCCTGCCGGTGGTATTCCTGATCCTGCTGGTGCTGTTCCTGGTGCTCGCCGCGTGGCTCGTGCCCAAGCTGTGGCGCGGCGCCCGGCGGCTGCATGCCAGCCTGCGCGACAAGGGGCAGGCGTCGCCGCCTGCAAAGCAGGCTTTGAAGCGGCCACCGCACCGTCCCTGA